From a single Capsicum annuum cultivar UCD-10X-F1 chromosome 12, UCD10Xv1.1, whole genome shotgun sequence genomic region:
- the LOC107850683 gene encoding inositol-3-phosphate synthase — MFIENFKVESPNVKYTESVIHSVYDYQTTELVHEEKNGTYQWTVKPKTVKYEFKTDVHVPKLGVMLVGWGGNNGSTLTGGVIANREGISWATKDKVQQANYFGSLTQASTIRVGSFNGEEIYAPFKSILPMVNPDDVVFGGWDISNMNLADAMARAKVFDIDLQKQLRPYMESMVPLPGIYDPDFIAANQGSRANNVVKGTKKEQIDQIIKDIREFKEKNNVDKVVVLWTANTERYSNVAVGLNDTMENLFTAVDRNEAEISPSTLYAIACILENVPFINGSPQNTFVPGFIDLAIKRNTLIGGDDFKSGQTKMKSVLVDFLVGAGIKPTSIVSYNHLGNNDGMNLSAPQTFRSKEISKSNVVDDMVSSNAILYEPGEHPDHVVVIKYVPYVGDSKRAMDEYTSEIFMGGKNTIVLHNTCEDSLLAAPIILDLVLLAELSTRIQLKAEGEGKFHSFHPVATILSYLTKAPLVPPGTPVVNALSKQRAMLENILRACVGLAPENNMILEYK, encoded by the exons ATGTTTATTGAAAACTTTAAGGTTGAGAGCCCCAATGTTAAGTACACAGAGAGTGTAATTCACTCTGTGTATGATTATCAAACCACTGAGTTGGTTCATGAGGAAAAAAACGGGACATATCAATGGACCGTCAAGCCCAAAACAGTCAAATACGAATTCAAGACTGATGTTCATGTTCCAAAATTAGG GGTTATGCTTGTTGGATGGGGTGGAAATAATGGTTCAACCTTGACTGGAGGAGTTATCGCTAATAGAGA AGGAATTTCATGGGCCACCAAGGATAAGGTGCAGCAAGCCAATTACTTTGGTTCTCTTACACAAGCGTCTACTATTCGAGTTGGGTCTTTTAATGGAGAGGAGATCTATGCTCCCTTTAAGAGCATCCTTCCCATG GTCAACCCGGATGATGTAGTGTTTGGAGGATGGGACATCAGCAACATGAATTTAGCAGACGCCATGGCAAGGGCTAAGGTTTTTGACATTGATCTACAAAAGCAGTTGAGGCCCTACATGGAATCCATGGTCCCACTCCCTGGTATCTATGACCCTGATTTCATTGCTGCTAACCAAGGTTCACGTGCAAACAATGTCGTCAAAGGAACAAAGAAAGAACAGATTGATCAAATCATTAAGGATATTAG GGAGTTTAAGGAGAAGAACAATGTGGACAAGGTGGTGGTTCTGTGGACTGCCAACACTGAAAGATATAGCAATGTGGCTGTTGGTCTTAATGACACCATGGAAAACCTCTTTACTGCTGTAGATAGAAATGAGGCTGAAATATCTCCTTCCACCTTGTATGCTATTGCTTGTATTCTTGAAAATGTGCCCTTCATCAATGGAAGCCCACAAAACACTTTTGTACCAG GCTTCATTGATTTGGCCATCAAAAGGAACACTTTGATTGGTGGTGATGACTTTAAGAGTGGTCAAACCAAGATGAAGTCGGTGCTTGTTGATTTCCTTGTTGGAGCTGGCATTAAG CCAACATCAATTGTGAGCTACAACCATTTGGGTAACAATGATGGAATGAATCTGTCTGCCCCTCAAACTTTTCGCTCAAAGGAGATCTCAAAAAGCAATGTTGTTGATGACATGGTTTCTAGCAATGCCATCCTTTATGAGCCTGGAGAGCACCCTGACCATGTTGTTGTGATTAAG TATGTACCCTACGTGGGAGACAGCAAGAGGGCAATGGATGAGTACACATCAGAGATTTTCATGGGTGGAAAGAACACCATTGTTTTGCACAATACCTGTGAGGACTCTCTTTTGGCTGCTCCAATTATCTTGGATTTGGTCCTCCTTGCTGAACTCAGTACTCGCATTCAGCTCAAAGCCGAGGGAGAG GGTAAGTTCCACTCCTTCCACCCCGTGGCTACCATCCTCAGCTATCTTACCAAGGCTCCTCTG GTACCACCTGGTACACCAGTGGTGAATGCCCTTTCAAAGCAGAGGGCAATGCTTGAGAAcatattgagggcttgtgttGGACTGGCACCAGAGAACAACATGATCTTGGAATATAAATGA